In the genome of Pseudobdellovibrionaceae bacterium, one region contains:
- a CDS encoding OmpA family protein, whose amino-acid sequence MEKKSTNPSPVRKAPTPQSSTGIKEKTPSGPTESNAPTSVNIDSLASKRLDQQAQELAAHASTRRTEHGIIAELQGDYLFESAAVNFRPQASKRIESIAQIIKKYPESRLRIVSHTDTEGNAQENAELSRKRSEAVKRKLAEIGVPADVITTYGMGETQPIAANNTDEGRKKNRRVEIEITIDESSLPKKSAEL is encoded by the coding sequence ATGGAGAAGAAGAGCACAAATCCCTCGCCTGTGCGCAAGGCGCCTACGCCCCAAAGCTCTACAGGTATTAAAGAAAAGACTCCCAGTGGCCCAACTGAAAGCAACGCTCCGACTTCGGTCAACATAGACAGTCTGGCCAGTAAACGCTTAGATCAGCAGGCTCAGGAGCTTGCTGCGCATGCTAGCACACGACGGACTGAACATGGGATCATTGCGGAATTGCAAGGGGATTATTTATTCGAATCTGCCGCTGTTAATTTTAGACCACAAGCGTCTAAGCGCATTGAAAGTATCGCACAGATTATTAAGAAGTACCCCGAAAGCCGTTTGAGAATTGTGAGCCACACCGATACAGAAGGGAATGCTCAAGAGAATGCAGAGCTGTCGCGTAAACGTTCTGAGGCTGTAAAGCGTAAACTGGCGGAAATCGGAGTGCCCGCCGACGTCATCACCACATACGGAATGGGGGAAACTCAACCCATTGCGGCCAACAATACTGACGAAGGGCGTAAAAAGAATAGAAGAGTTGAGATTGAAATCACCATTGATGAATCCAGTTTGCCCAAAAAGAGCGCAGAACTATAG